The sequence ATTTTCATGCACCTCGCCGCGTCTGCGTTCGCTTTCTTCGGCTGCCTCGCTCGGAGGCTCAGAAAAGATACAGGACACTCCGCCAACTGTCAAGCGCCCACCCGCGAACTCCCTTCATCTCCCCCATCCCACACCACCAGAACGCGTGCAGGACAGCAAAAAACGAAACAGAGGGAAAGGGGATCAGCGCTGAAGCAGCACCGTCTCCTGCACCTTCAGGCCTGCCGCGAGTGCGTCGCGCGCATGACCGCGCGCCGCACCGAGATCATGATCACGGTAATTGCCGCACTCCAGCTCGCTCACGCCGGGAATCGGACGGTCGTGTCCCGCCACGTCCCGGAGGGCCGCCTCGAAGGCCGTGAGGACACCCTGCTCGTCCGGCTCCCCGATGACCGCCATGTACATGCCGGTCCGGCAGCCCATCGGGGAGACATCCACCACGTCATTGAGGTGATCGCGCAGGTACCCGGCCAGCAGGTGCTCCAGCGTATGAATGGCCGCCGGGTCGATCGCCGCCTGGTTCGGCTGCAGCAGGCGCAGGTCGTACTTGCTGATGGCGTCGCCGTGCGGCGTGCGCTTCAGGCCCGCCAGACGGATGTACGGAGCGTGAACTTTGGTGTGATCCAGATCGAAGGACTCTACATTGGCCATGCCGTCATTGTGCCGCGCCACGCCGTCGCGCCGCATGAAGCTGTCTCACACCGCAGTACGAACACGCCGCCTCTGGACGGCGCGGCCATACGGCATACTGGCCAGGTGCCCGACGAACAAGGTCCCACCCTTCCGGCTGACGCCGCGCGCCGCCCGACCCCCGGCTGGATTCCCCTGCTGATCGCCGCCGTGCTGATCGGCGCGGACCAGTGGCTGAAAGTCTGGGCGCGAACGCACCTCAACCTCTACGAAGCGCCGCAGCCTTTCATTCCGGGCCTGCTCGGCTGGCAGCTCACGTACAACACCGGCGCCGCCTGGAGCCTCCTGTCGAGCGCCACCGTGCCGCTCGCCATCATGCGGCTCCTGGTGGGCCTCGGGATTCTCGGATACCTGATCCTGAGACCGCAGCCGCGCTTCCTGGCCTTCACGCTCGCCCTGATTGCGGCGGGCGCCATCGGCAACACCATCGACGGCCTGCGCTTCGGACGGGTGACGGACATGCTGCAGTCACCCGCCCTGTCCGCCGTGACGCGCGCCCTGCACGCCGGAGAGTTCCCGATCTTCAACCTCGCGGACTCCTGCGTGGTGCTCGGCACGCTGCTGCTGATCGTGACGAGCCTCCTGCCGGAACGCCGGACGCGCAACGCCTGAACAGACCAACGAGAGAGCGGGCTCCTGAACTTCAGGAGCCCGCTCTCTCGTTGTATTCGCCGCAATCTGCGGCACTCGCGCCGTTCAGGCGGCGAGCGCGTTCTTCATGCACTTGGTGCAGATACGCAGACGAACGCTGGCGCCGTCCTTGCGGATGGTGACGCGCTGCAGGTTGGGAAGCTGACGGGTCTTGCTGACGCCGGTGACCTTACGGCCCACGCCGCCCGCCGCACGGGCCTTACCGCGGCGGATGACCGAGTTGACCACGATCGGTCCCTTGCCGCACATTTCGCATACTCTTGCCATATTGCTCCTTGATGTTCTTCTTCAGTCCGGGATTTGGCTTCTCAGCGCAGGCGTCCTTTTTCCCTGTCCTGCACGGACTTGAACCCGTACACGAGGGGGGCGTCGGCCTGGCGCTGTCGCCGGACAAGCCTTACGAGTGTAGCACACACGCGCGGCTCTTCCCACAGGCACGCCCGTTCCGGCGTCACGTCCCGGCAGGGACCGGCGCACGACCCGCAGCCTGGAAGCGCCTGATACATTGGATTCCAGTGTGCCGCCTGAACGCGGGCGGCGCAGAACGCTCTGGAGCCACCGGCACGCCCGGACCGGTTCGAGCGACAAGGAGTGATACCTCATGGGTCTTGGAATCGGAATCGTCGGACTGCCGAACGTCGGCAAAAGCACGCTGTTCAACGCCATCACGCGCGCAGGCGCCCTCGCCGCCAACTACCCCTTCGCGACCATCGAGCCGAACGTCGGCCGCGTGACCGTGCCGGACGCGCGCCTGAGCGCCCTGAGCCGCGTGTTCACCAAGGGCGACCGCGTGCCGCCCATCATCCCGACCTTCGTGGAGTTCGTGGACATCGCGGGCCTCGTGAAGGGCGCGTCGCAGGGCGAGGGTCTGGGCAACCAGTTCCTGGCGAACATCCGCGAGACGGACGCCATCGCGCACGTCGTCCGCTGCTTCGAGGACGGCAACGTGATTCACGTGGCCGGGCAGGTCGACCCGATCGACGACATCGAGACGATCAATACCGAACTGATCCTGGCGGACCTGTCGGGCCTGGAGAAGCGCGCGCAGGGCCTCAGCAAGAAAGCCAAGGGCGGCGACAAGGACGCCCGCGAGCAGCTGGACCTCGCGGAGAGCATCCTGAAGGTGCTCGGCGAGGGCAGGCCCGCGCGCGCCGCGACGTACGACGCGCCCATCCCGAAGGATTTCGGGCTGATCACCATCAAGCCCGTGATCTACGTCGCGAACGTCGGTGAGGACGGCCTGACGGAAGACAACGCGTACGTGAAGCGCGTGCGCGCCTACGCGGAAGCCGAGGGCGCGCAGGTCGTGAAGAT is a genomic window of Deinococcus aquiradiocola containing:
- a CDS encoding S-ribosylhomocysteine lyase, translating into MANVESFDLDHTKVHAPYIRLAGLKRTPHGDAISKYDLRLLQPNQAAIDPAAIHTLEHLLAGYLRDHLNDVVDVSPMGCRTGMYMAVIGEPDEQGVLTAFEAALRDVAGHDRPIPGVSELECGNYRDHDLGAARGHARDALAAGLKVQETVLLQR
- the rpmB gene encoding 50S ribosomal protein L28 gives rise to the protein MARVCEMCGKGPIVVNSVIRRGKARAAGGVGRKVTGVSKTRQLPNLQRVTIRKDGASVRLRICTKCMKNALAA
- the ychF gene encoding redox-regulated ATPase YchF — translated: MGLGIGIVGLPNVGKSTLFNAITRAGALAANYPFATIEPNVGRVTVPDARLSALSRVFTKGDRVPPIIPTFVEFVDIAGLVKGASQGEGLGNQFLANIRETDAIAHVVRCFEDGNVIHVAGQVDPIDDIETINTELILADLSGLEKRAQGLSKKAKGGDKDAREQLDLAESILKVLGEGRPARAATYDAPIPKDFGLITIKPVIYVANVGEDGLTEDNAYVKRVRAYAEAEGAQVVKISAQIESELAEMPEEDAAEFLKELGVEESGLDQLVHVGYRTLGLMTFITSGEKEVRAWTIRQGEKAPEAAGEIHSDLERGFIRAEVIEWDKMVEAGGWAAAKAKGWVRTEGKEYVMKDGDIMNVLHNM
- the lspA gene encoding signal peptidase II encodes the protein MPDEQGPTLPADAARRPTPGWIPLLIAAVLIGADQWLKVWARTHLNLYEAPQPFIPGLLGWQLTYNTGAAWSLLSSATVPLAIMRLLVGLGILGYLILRPQPRFLAFTLALIAAGAIGNTIDGLRFGRVTDMLQSPALSAVTRALHAGEFPIFNLADSCVVLGTLLLIVTSLLPERRTRNA